The Indicator indicator isolate 239-I01 chromosome 18, UM_Iind_1.1, whole genome shotgun sequence genome includes a region encoding these proteins:
- the LOC128972862 gene encoding protocadherin beta-16-like, giving the protein MAWNGRRSRGSLRQVILFLLCVCVWQSGAESLRYSVAEEMERDSFVGNIAQDLGLDPSQLAARKARVVSEGSQQLFYLNPSTGVLRATESLDREEICPQSETCTLFFTLFFDNPLQLIQGEVEVLDVNDNSPVFSRKEIVLKIPETTPPGFRFPLERAQDKDEGSNGLQNYSLGPDSHFSFAVKSGNDEEKYPELVLEHQLDREEKPEINLLLTATDGGSPPRSATAQVRIVVLDANDNIPMFTREVYEVRVAENSPAGQLVVRVEATDPDEGSYGKVQYAFIELSKGSQQLFDLNPDTGEIRVAGSLDFEETKKHEMMVKATDGGELFSHCKVQVVVMDANDNTPEIQLTSHTASIPEDAPLRTLVALFSVRDRDTGENGRTECTIEGDMPFTVIPTFGNFYELRTNAALDRETTAEYNISIRATDWGPRRLSSRQSLWVQLWDVNDNAPAFSQELYSMWVTENNSPMVRIGSVQASDADAGSNARVQYALEREEGQEQPALSVSSESGDVYVVRSLDYERLHGLEVWVRAADGGSPALSARALLRVLVRDENDNAPVVLHPGAESSAGAGELVPRWAPAGYLVAKVVAVDADAGQNAWLSYELAKATEPGLFRVGLHSGEVRTARAVAERDAPRHRLVVLVRDRGQPPRSASATLAIALLHDFSDAHLRLSHEAPPAEPDDTLTLYLIACLACVSALCLATGLAALLMKLRRDRQRQAEPLPTFPTAVVESDAGSLPRSLMYDVCLATGSVSSDFHFLGPLLPCFPAGLPPGVAPQRSSVCSQEVSNLMGGSNSAAQVRNRSVPWGMGSW; this is encoded by the coding sequence ATGGCGTGGAACGGGAGACGGAGCAGAGGCAGCCTCAGGCAAGTGATCTTGTTCCTTCTGTGCGTTTGCGTGTGGCAGAGCGGGGCCGAAAGCCTCCGCTATTCTGTGGCGGAGGAAATGGAGAGGGACTCCTTTGTGGGCAATATTGCCCAGGACCTGGGGCTGGATCCGAGCCAACTGGCGGCGCGCAAGGCGCGCGTTGTGTCCGAGGGGAGCCAGCAGCTTTTCTATCTCAACCCGAGCACCGGCGTGCTGAGGGCCACGGAATCTCTGGACCGAGAGGAGATCTGTCCTCAGAGCGAGACCTGCACGCTCTTCTTTACTCTTTTCTTTGACAACCCGTTGCAGCTGATCCAAGGGGAGGTGGAGGTTCTTGACGTGAACGACAACTCCCCCGTGTTCTCAAGGAAGGAGATAGTTTTAAAGATTCCTGAAACGACACCTCCTGGGTTTCGTTTCCCCCTGGAAAGAGCACAGGATAAGGATGAGGGCAGTAACGGTTTGCAGAATTACAGCCTCGGGCCGGATTCgcatttttcctttgctgtgaaATCAGGGAATGATGAAGAAAAATACCCAGAGCTTGTCTTAGAGCACCAGCTGGACCGTGAAGAAAAGCCGGAGATTAATCTACTCCTGACAGCGACTGACGGGGGATCTCCACCGAGGTCAGCAACTGCTCAGGTCCGAATCGTGGTGCTGGATGCCAATGACAACATTCCGATGTTCACTCGAGAAGTCTATGAGGTGCGCGTAGCTGAGAACAGCCCCGCGGGACAGCTGGTGGTGAGAGTCGAGGCCACAGATCCCGACGAAGGGTCCTACGGTAAAGTGCAGTACGCTTTTATCGAGCTATCAAAGGGGTCCCAGCAGCTCTTTGATCTGAACCCAGACACGGGGGAGATTCGAGTGGCGGGCAGCCTGGACTTTGAAGAAACGAAAAAACACGAGATGATGGTGAAAGCCACAGACGGCGGAGAACTATTCTCGCACTGCAAAGTGCAGGTTGTAGTCATGGACGCGAACGACAACACCCCAGAGATTCAGCTGACCTCACACACTGCCTCCATTCCCGAGGACGCTCCGCTGCGCACCCTCGTGGCCCTCTTCAGCGTGCGGGACCGGGACACCGGTGAGAACGGCAGGACAGAGTGCACCATCGAAGGGGATATGCCCTTCACTGTCATCCCCACCTTCGGCAATTTCTACGAGCTGAGAACCAACGCGGCGCTCGACAGGGAGACGACAGCAGAGTACAACATCAGCATCCGAGCGACAGATTGGGGCCCGCGGCGCCTGAGCTCTCGGCAAAGCCTGTGGGTGCAGCTGTGGGACGTGAACGACAACGCGCCCGCCTTCAGCCAGGAGCTTTACAGCATGTGGGTGACGGAGAACAACAGCCCCATGGTGCGCATCGGCAGCGTGCAGGCCAGCGACGCGGACGCGGGCAGCAACGCCCGCGTGCAGTACGCGCTAGAGCGGGAGGAGGGCCAGGAGCAGCCCGCGCTGTCGGTCAGCTCGGAGAGCGGCGACGTGTACGTGGTGCGGTCGCTGGACTACGAGCGGCTGCATGGCTTGGAGGTGTGGGTGCGCGCGGCCGACGGCGGCTCGCCGGCGCTGAGCGCGCGGGCGCTGCTGCGCGTGCTGGTGCGCGACGAGAACGACAACGCGCCGGTGGTGCTGCACCCGGGCGCCGAGAGCAGCGCGGGCGCGGGCGAGCTGGTGCCGCGCTGGGCGCCGGCAGGCTACCTGGTGGCCAAGGTGGTGGCGGTGGACGCGGACGCGGGGCAGAACGCGTGGCTGTCGTACGAGCTGGCCAAGGCCACGGAGCCGGGGCTCTTCCGCGTGGGGCTGCACAGCGGCGAGGTGCGCACGGCGCGGGCCGTGGCCGAGCGCGACGCGCCCCGACACAGGCTCGTCGTGCTCGTGCGAGACCGCGGACAGCCGCCGCGCTCGGCCAGCGCCACCCTCGCCATCGCCCTGCTCCACGACTTCTCCGACGCCCACCTGCGCCTCAGCCACGAGGCGCCGCCTGCCGAGCCCGACGACACGCTCACTCTCTACCTCATCGCCTGCCTGGCCTGCGTGTCCGCGCTCTGCCTGGCCACCGGCCTGGCCGCCCTGCTGATGAAGCTGCGGCGGGACAGGCAGAGACAGGCTGAGCCCTTGCCCACCTTCCCGACGGCTGTGGTCGAGAGCGACGCAGGTTCCCTACCCCGCAGCCTGATGTACGACGTGTGCTTGGCCACCGGCAGCGTGAGCAGCGATTTTCACTTCCTCGGTCCGCTTTTGCCCTGCTTCCCGGCCGGGCTGCCCCCTGGTGTGGCCCCACAGCGTAGCTCGGTGTGCTCTCAAGAGGTATCCAACCTCATGGGAGGAAGCAACTCGGCTGCACAGGTGAGGAACAGGAGTGTGCCGTGGGGAATGGGGAGCTGGTAG
- the LOC128972863 gene encoding protocadherin beta-15-like, with amino-acid sequence MERDSFVGNIAQDLGLVPSQLAARKARVVSEGNQQLFHLNPSTGVLTATESLDREEICPQSDTCTLFFKVFFDNPLQLIRGEVEVLDVNDNSPVFPEKEMVLEILETTSPGSRFPLKRARDKDVGSYGLQNYSLQSNSHFSIAVKIRNDGEKYPELLLEQQLDREEQTGINLLLTAIDGGSPPRSGTAQIRIVVLDANDNTPMFSREVYEVSLAENSTPGLLVVKVEARDPDKGSNGKVQYTFSETSEGSQQLFDLNPDMGEIRVTGKLDFEEMKKHEMVVKATDGGGLFAHCKVLVEVVDVNDNAPEIQLTSHTASIPEDAPPRTVVALFSVRDRDAGDNGRTECTIEGDLPFTLTPTFDNYYELRTNAALDRETTAEYNISIRATDWGPRRLSSRQSLWVQVWDVNDNAPAFSQELYSMWVTENNSPMVRIGSVQASDADAGSNARVQYALEREEGQEQPALSVSSESGDVYVVRSLDYERLRALEVWVRAADGGSPALSARALLRVLVRDENDNAPVVLHPGAESSAGAGELVPRWAPAGYLVAKVVAVDADAGQNAWLSYELAKATEPGLFRLGLHSGEVRTARAVAERDAPRHRLVVLVRDRGQPPRSASATLAIALLHDFSDAHLRLSHEAPPAEPDDTLTLYLIACLACVSALCLATGLAALLMKLRQNRRKHAEPLPTFPTAVAESDAGSLPRSLVYDVCLTAGTLSSDFHFLGPLLPCFPAGISPGAAPQRSSVCSQEASNLVEGVDCATQETAAESSKAQGSSAGMKQRNHSR; translated from the exons ATGGAGAGGGACTCCTTTGTGGGCAATATTGCccaggacctggggctggttcccagccagctggcagctcGCAAGGCGCGCGTTGTGTCCGAGGGGAACCAGCAGCTTTTCCACCTCAACCCGAGTACTGGAGTGTTGACGGCCACGGAATCTCTGGACCGGGAAGAGATCTGTCCTCAGAGTGACACCTGCACGCTCTTTTTTAAGGTGTTCTTTGACAACCCGTTGCAGCTGATCCGAGGGGAGGTGGAGGTTCTTGACGTGAACGATAACTCCCCCGTGTTCCCGGAGAAGGAAATGGTTTTAGAGATTCTAGAAACGACATCACCTGGGTCTCGTTTCCCTCTAAAACGAGCCCGTGACAAGGACGTGGGCAGTTATGGGTTGCAGAACTATAGCCTCCAGTCCAATTCGCATTTCTCCATTGCTGTAAAAATAAGGAATGATGGAGAAAAATACCCAGAACTTCTTTTAGAACAACAGCTGGACCGAGAAGAGCAGACAGGGATTAATTTACTTCTGACCGCTATCGATGGGGGTTCACCACCGAGATCAGGAACGGCTCAAATCCGGATCGTGGTGCTAGATGCCAATGACAACACCCCGATGTTTAGTCGGGAGGTCTACGAGGTAAGCCTGGCTGAGAACAGCACCCCGGGGCTGTTGGTAGTCAAAGTCGAGGCCAGAGATCCTGACAAAGGGTCCAATGGGAAAGTGCAGTACACCTTCAGCGAGACATCAGAGGGGTCCCAGCAGCTCTTTGATCTAAACCCAGACATGGGGGAGATTCGGGTGACAGGAAAACTGGACTTtgaggaaatgaaaaaacaCGAGATGGTGGTGAAAGCTACAGACGGTGGAGGACTCTTTGCTCATTGCAAAGtgctggtggaggtggtggacgTGAACGACAACGCCCCGGAGATACAGCTGACCTCACACACCGCCTCCATTCCCGAGGACGCCCCACCACGCACCGTGGTGGCCCTCTTCAGCGTGCGGGACCGGGACGCCGGCGACAACGGCAGGACAGAGTGCACCATCGAAGGGGATTTGCCCTTCACTCTCACTCCCACTTTCGATAATTACTACGAGTTGAGAACCAACGCGGCGCTCGACAGGGAGACGACGGCAGAGTACAACATCAGCATCCGAGCGACGGACTGGGGCCCGCGGCGCCTGAGCTCTCGGCAAAGCCTGTGGGTGCAGGTGTGGGACGTGAACGACAACGCGCCCGCCTTCAGCCAGGAGCTTTACAGCATGTGGGTGACGGAGAACAACAGCCCCATGGTGCGCATCGGCAGCGTGCAGGCCAGCGACGCGGACGCGGGCAGCAACGCCCGCGTGCAGTACGCGCTGGAGCGGGAGGAGGGCCAGGAGCAGCCCGCGCTGTCGGTCAGCTCGGAGAGCGGCGACGTGTACGTGGTGCGGTCGCTGGACTACGAGCGGCTGCGCGCCTTGGAGGTGTGGGTGCGCGCGGCCGACGGCGGCTCGCCGGCGCTGAGCGCGCGGGCGCTGCTGCGCGTGCTGGTGCGCGACGAGAACGACAACGCGCCGGTGGTGCTGCACCCGGGCGCCGAGAGCAGCGCGGGCGCGGGCGAGCTGGTGCCGCGCTGGGCACCGGCAGGCTACCTGGTGGCCAAGGTGGTGGCGGTGGACGCGGACGCGGGGCAGAACGCGTGGCTGTCGTACGAGCTGGCCAAGGCCACGGAGCCGGGGCTCTTCCGCCTGGGGCTGCACAGCGGCGAGGTGCGCACGGCGCGGGCCGTGGCCGAGCGCGACGCGCCCCGACACAGGCTCGTCGTGCTCGTGCGAGACCGCGGACAGCCGCCGCGCTCGGCCAGCGCCACCCTCGCCATCGCCCTGCTCCACGACTTCTCCGACGCCCACCTGCGCCTCAGCCACGAGGCGCCGCCCGCCGAGCCCGACGACACGCTCACTCTCTACCTCATCGCCTGCCTGGCCTGCGTGTCCGCGCTCTGCCTGGCCACCGGCCTGGCCGCCCTGCTGATGAAACTGCGGCAAAACAGGCGCAAACACGCTGAGCCCTTGCCCACCTTCCCGACAGCTGTGGCTGAAAGCGACGCAGGCTCCCTACCCCGCAGCTTGGTTTACGACGTCTGTTTGACCGCAGGCACCCTGAGTAGCGACTTTCACTTCCTCGGTCCCCTCTTgccctgcttccctgctgggatttcccctggagcagccccaCAGCGGAGCTCAGTGTGCTCTCAAGAGGCATCTAACCTCGTGGAAGGAGTCGACTGTGCTACGCAG GagacagcagctgaaagcagcaaagCCCAAGGCAGCAGCGCCGGCATGAAGCAGAGGAACCATTCCCGCTGA
- the LOC128972864 gene encoding protocadherin beta-15-like gives MERDAFVGNIAQDLGLDPSQLAARKARVVSEGNQQFFHLNPSTGVLTATESLDREEICPQSETCTLFFKVFFDNPLQLIRGEVEVLDVNDNSPVFPKKEMVLKIVETTPPGSRFPLDRAQDADVGSNGLQNYSLGSNSHFFLALGAAKRGAKYPELVLEEQLDREAEAEIGLLLTAKDGGAPPRSGTTQIRIVVLDANDNTPMFSREVYEVRLAENSPSGELVVKVAATDQDEGSYGKVQYTFTQTFDGSQQLFDLNADTGEIRVIRKLDFEETQSYEMVVEATDGGGLSAHCKVQVEVLDVNDNAPEIKLTSHTASIPEDAPPHTVVALFSVRDRDSGDNGRTECTVEGDLPFTLTPMFDSYYELRTNAALDRETTAEYNISIRATDWGPHRLSSRQSLWVQVTDVNDNAPAFSQELYSMWVTENNSPMVRIGSVQASDADAGSNARVQYALEREEGQEQPALSVSSESGDVYVVRSLDYERLRALEVWVRAADGGSPALSARALLRVLVRDENDNAPVVLHPGAESSAGAGELVPRWAPAGYLVAKVVAVDADAGQNAWLSYELAKATEPGLFRLGLHSGEVRTARAVAERDAPRHRLVVLVRDRGQPPRSASATLAIALLHDFSDAHVRLSHEAPPAEPDDTLTLYLIACLACVSALCLATGLAALLMKLRRDRQRNAEPLPTFPTAVAESDAGSLPRSLVYDVCLATGSLSSDFHFLGPLLPCFPAGIPPGAAPQRSSVCSQEASSVVEGGDCAAQPHNRQKSSLPPQHCAVVGSTNDEQGFHCGAITVEDIAPDD, from the exons ATGGAGAGGGACGCCTTTGTGGGCAATATTGCCCAGGACCTAGGGCTGGATCCGAGCCAGCTGGCAGCTCGCAAGGCGCGCGTTGTGTCCGAGGGGAACCAGCAGTTTTTCCACCTCAACCCGAGCACCGGAGTGCTGACGGCCACGGAGTCTCTAGACCGGGAAGAGATTTGTCCTCAGAGCGAGACCTGCACTCTCTTTTTTAAGGTGTTCTTTGACAACCCGTTGCAGCTGATCCGAGGGGAGGTGGAGGTTCTTGACGTGAATGACAATTCCCCCGTGTTCCCCAaaaaggaaatggttttaaagaTTGTCGAAACGACACCTCCTGGGTCCCGTTTCCCTCTGGACCGTGCCCAGGACGCTGACGTGGGTAGTAATGGTTTGCAGAACTATAGCCTTGGGTCCAATTCgcatttttttcttgctctcgGAGCAGCGAAACGTGGAGCAAAATATCCAGAGCTCGTCCTAGAAGAGCAGCTGGACCGAGAAGCGGAGGCAGAGATTGGTTTACTTCTGACCGCCAAAGACGGGGGGGCGCCGCCGAGATCAGGCACAACTCAGATCCGGATTGTGGTGCTGGACGCCAATGACAACACCCCGATGTTCAGTCGGGAGGTCTACGAGGTGCGTCTGGCTGAGAACAGCCCCTCGGGAGAGCTGGTGGTCAAAGTCGCAGCCACAGATCAAGATGAAGGGTCCTATGGGAAAGTGCAGTACACTTTCACACAGACATTTGATGGGTCCCAGCAGCTCTTCGATCTGAACGCTGACACAGGAGAGATTCGGGTGATAAGAAAACTGGACTTTGAGGAAACACAATCCTATGAGATGGTGGTGGAAGCCACCGATGGCGGGGGTCTGTCTGCACATTGCAAAGTGCAGGTGGAGGTCCTGGATGTGAACGACAATGCCCCGGAGATAAAGCTGACCTCACACACTGCCTCCATTCCCGAGGACGCTCCGCCACACACCGTGGTGGCTCTCTTCAGCGTGCGGGACCGGGACTCCGGCGACAACGGCAGGACAGAGTGCACCGTCGAAGGAGACTTGCCCTTCACTCTCACCCCCATGTTCGATAGTTACTATGAACTGAGAACCAACGCGGCGCTCGACAGGGAGACGACAGCAGAGTATAACATCAGCATCCGAGCGACGGACTGGGGCCCGCATCGCCTGAGCTCTCGGCAAAGCCTGTGGGTGCAGGTGACGGATGTGAACGACAACGCGCCCGCCTTCAGCCAGGAGCTTTACAGCATGTGGGTGACGGAGAACAACAGCCCCATGGTGCGCATCGGCAGCGTGCAGGCCAGCGACGCGGACGCGGGCAGCAACGCCCGCGTGCAGTACGCGCTGGAGCGGGAGGAGGGCCAGGAGCAGCCCGCGCTGTCGGTCAGCTCGGAGAGCGGCGACGTGTACGTGGTGCGGTCGCTGGACTACGAGCGGCTGCGCGCCTTGGAGGTGTGGGTGCGCGCGGCCGACGGCGGCTCGCCGGCGCTGAGCGCGCGGGCGCTGCTGCGCGTGCTGGTGCGCGACGAGAACGACAACGCGCCGGTGGTGCTGCACCCGGGCGCCGAGAGCAGCGCGGGCGCGGGCGAGCTGGTGCCGCGCTGGGCACCGGCAGGCTACCTGGTGGCCAAGGTGGTGGCGGTGGACGCGGACGCGGGGCAGAACGCGTGGCTGTCGTACGAGCTGGCCAAGGCCACGGAGCCGGGGCTCTTCCGCCTGGGGCTGCACAGCGGCGAGGTGCGCACGGCGCGGGCCGTGGCCGAGCGCGACGCGCCCCGACACAGGCTCGTCGTGCTCGTGCGAGACCGCGGACAGCCGCCGCGCTCGGCCAGCGCCACCCTCGCCATCGCCCTGCTCCACGACTTCTCCGACGCACATGTGCGCCTCAGCCATGAGGCTCCGCCCGCCGAGCCCGACGACACGCTCACTCTCTACCTCATCGCCTGCCTGGCCTGCGTGTCCGCGCTCTGCCTGGCCACCGGCCTGGCCGCCCTGCTGATGAAGCTGCGGCGGGACAGGCAGAGAAATGCCGAGCCCTTGCCCACCTTCCCGACGGCTGTCGCTGAGAGCGACGCAGGCTCCCTGCCTCGCAGTCTAGTCTACGACGTGTGCTTGGCCACCGGCAGCCTGAGCAGCGACTTTCACTTCCTCGGTCCCCTCTTGCCCTGCTTCCCGGCCGGGATACCTCCCGGCGCGGCCCCACAGCGGAGCTCAGTGTGCTCGCAAGAGGCGTCCAGCGTCGTGGAAGGAGGCGACTGTGCTGCACAG CCTCATAACAGGCAGAAGTCCAGCTTGCCACCACAGCACTGTGCCGTGGTTGGGAGCACCAATGATGAACAGGGTTTCCACTGTGGTGCCATCACTGTGGAAGACATAGCACCAGATGACTAA
- the LOC128972865 gene encoding protocadherin beta-15-like, which translates to MERDSFVGNIAQDLGLDPSQLAARKARVVSEGNQQLFHLNPSTGVLTATESLDREEICPQSATCKLFFTLFFDNPLQLIRGEVEVHDVNDNSPVFPKTEMVLEISETASAGSRFPLESARDKDVGSNGLQNYSLQSNSHFSLSFGKGKGGGKYPELVLKRQLDREEQREIHLLLIAVDGGSPPRSGTAQIQIVVLDANDNTPMFNREIYEVSLAENSPPGQLVARVEARDADEESYGKVQYTFTQTLEGSQQLFDLNPDTGEIRVTGKLDFEDTKKHEMMVKATDGGGLYTTCKVLVEVVDVNDNAPEIALTSHTASIPEDAPPRTVVALFSVRDRDAGDNGRTECTIEGDLPFTLTPTVDNFYELRTNAALDRETTAEYNISIRATDWGPRRLSSRQSLWVHVSDVNDNAPAFSQELYSMWVTENNSPMVRIGSVQASDADAGSNARVQYALEREEGQEQPALSVSSESGDVYVVRSLDYERLRALEVWVRAADGGSPALSARALLRVLVRDENDNAPVVLHPGAESSAGAGELVPRWAPAGYLVAKVVAVDADAGQNAWLSYELAKATEPGLFRLGLHSGEVRTARAVAERDAPRHRLVVLVRDRGQPPRSASATLAIALLHDFSDAHLRLSHEAPPAEPDDTLTLYLIACLACVSALCLATGLAALLMKLRRDRQRSAEPLPTFPTAVAESDAGSLPRSLMYDVCLATGSLSSDFHFLGPLLPCFPAGMPSGVAPQRSSVCSQEASSVVEGGDCAAQGRAPVSEDKSPRPVEEACTADRGMELNPSLPPEQCALAGGTNDEHDFHCDPITMEDMTSDNPGTLSTTGPFFGIKITVEDISDHSPFFLEEQVTIQIQKTTFDPGFCFPLEGCQVLDDGSSSIQA; encoded by the exons ATGGAGAGGGACTCCTTTGTGGGCAATATTGCCCAGGACCTGGGGCTGGATCCGAGCCAGCTGGCAGCTCGCAAGGCGCGCGTTGTGTCCGAGGGGAACCAGCAGCTTTTCCATCTCAACCCGAGCACCGGAGTGCTGACGGCCACGGAATCTCTGGACCGAGAGGAGATCTGTCCTCAGAGCGCGACCTGCAAGCTCTTCTTTACTCTCTTCTTTGACAATCCTTTGCAGCTGATCCGAGGGGAGGTGGAGGTTCATGACGTGAATGACAACTCTCCCGTGTTCCCTAAGACAGAGATGGTTTTAGAGATTTCCGAAACGGCATCTGCAGGGTCCCGTTTCCCTTTGGAAAGTGCCCGTGACAAGGACGTAGGTAGCAACGGCCTGCAGAATTACAGCCTCCAGTCCAACTCGCATTTCTCCCTATCTTtcggaaaggggaaaggaggaggaaaatatCCAGAGCTCGTCCTAAAGAGACAGCTGGACAGAGAAGAACAGCGAGAAATACATTTACTCCTAATTGCAGTGGACGGGGGTTCGCCTCCAAGGTCAGGTACGGCTCAGATCCAGATCGTGGTGCTGGACGCCAATGACAACACCCCGATGTTCAATCGCGAGATCTACGAAGTGAGCCTGGCAGAGAACAGCCCGCCGGGGCAACTGGTGGCCAGAGTCGAGGCAAGAGATGCTGACGAAGAGTCCTACGGGAAAGTGCAGTACACCTTCACACAGACACTGGAGGGGTCTCAGCAGCTCTTCGATCTTAACCCTGACACGGGGGAGATTCGTGTGACAGGAAAACTGGACTTCGAGGATACGAAAAAACACGAGATGATGGTTAAAGCCACTGACGGCGGAGGGCTGTATACTACTTGCAAAGtgctggtggaggtggtggacgTGAACGACAACGCCCCGGAGATAGCTCTGACCTCCCACACTGCCTCCATTCCCGAGGACGCTCCACCACGCACCGTGGTGGCCCTCTTCAGCGTGCGGGACAGAGACGCCGGCGACAACGGCAGGACAGAGTGCACCATCGAAGGGGACTTGCCCTTCACTCTCACCCCCACTGTCGATAATTTCTACGAGCTGAGAACCAACGCGGCACTCGACAGGGAGACGACAGCAGAGTATAACATCAGCATCCGAGCGACGGACTGGGGCCCGCGGCGCCTGAGCTCTCGGCAAAGCCTGTGGGTGCATGTGTCGGATGTGAACGACAACGCGCCCGCCTTCAGCCAGGAGCTTTACAGCATGTGGGTGACGGAGAACAACAGCCCCATGGTGCGCATCGGCAGCGTGCAGGCCAGCGACGCGGACGCGGGCAGCAACGCCCGCGTGCAGTACGCGCTGGAGCGGGAGGAGGGCCAGGAGCAGCCCGCGCTGTCGGTCAGCTCGGAGAGCGGCGACGTGTACGTGGTGCGGTCGCTGGACTACGAGCGGCTGCGCGCCTTGGAGGTGTGGGTGCGCGCGGCCGACGGCGGCTCGCCGGCGCTGAGCGCGCGGGCGCTGCTGCGCGTGCTGGTGCGCGACGAGAACGACAACGCGCCGGTGGTGCTGCACCCGGGCGCCGAGAGCAGCGCGGGCGCGGGCGAGCTGGTGCCGCGCTGGGCGCCGGCAGGCTACCTGGTGGCCAAGGTGGTGGCGGTGGACGCGGACGCGGGGCAGAACGCGTGGCTGTCGTACGAGCTGGCCAAGGCCACGGAGCCGGGGCTCTTCCGCCTGGGGCTGCACAGCGGCGAGGTGCGCACGGCGCGGGCCGTGGCCGAGCGCGACGCGCCCCGACACAGGCTCGTCGTGCTCGTGCGAGACCGCGGACAGCCGCCGCGCTCGGCCAGCGCCACCCTCGCCATCGCCCTGCTCCACGACTTCTCCGACGCCCACCTGCGCCTCAGCCACGAGGCGCCGCCCGCCGAGCCCGACGACACGCTCACTCTCTACCTCATCGCCTGCCTGGCCTGCGTGTCCGCGCTCTGCCTGGCCACCGGCCTGGCCGCCCTGCTGATGAAGCTGCGGCGGGACAGACAGAGAAGCGCCGAGCCCTTGCCCACCTTCCCGACGGCTGTGGCCGAGAGCGACGCAGGCTCCCTACCCCGCAGCCTGATGTACGACGTGTGCTTGGCCACTGGTAGCCTGAGCAGTGACTTTCACTTCCTCGGTCCCCTCTTGCCCTGCTTTCCTGCCGGGATGCCCTCCGGTGTGGCCCCTCAGCGTAGCTCAGTGTGCTCTCAAGAGGCATCCAGCGTCGTGGAAGGAGGAGACTGTGCTGCACAG GGCAGAGCTCCTGTCTCTGAAGACAAGAGTCCCAGACCTGTGGAAGAAGCTTGTACTGCAGACAGGGGGATGGAGCTAAAT CCCAGCCTGCCACCAGAGCAGTGTGCCTTGGCTGGGGGTACCAATGATGAACATGATTTCCACTGTGACCCCATCACCATGGAAGACATGACATCAGACAACCCAGGGACACTCAGTACAACTGGTCCT TTCTTTGGGATCAAGATTACTGTGGAGGATATCAGTGACCATTCACCATTTTTTCTGGAAGAACAAGTCACTATTCAAATCCAGAAAACAACTTTTGACCCAGGCTTTTGCTTCCCACTGGAGGGGTGTCAGGTCCTGgatgatggcagcagcagcatccaggcTTAG